In Lacrimispora indolis DSM 755, a genomic segment contains:
- a CDS encoding molybdopterin cofactor-binding domain-containing protein, giving the protein MNEHFKRIDAAEKVNGTGIFADDMYLPGMLYAKCLYSKYPRALINRIDVSKALEHPDCVEILTKKDVPCNKIGHIKQDWDVLMGEGDITRYVGNALAVIAAARAEALEEILALIDVDYTQLPAVTSPYEALKGDAPLIHEDGNIMSRANLVRGNADEAIKNSKYVVTKKYKTTWQEHGFMEPECCVALPEGEDGLLIYTTSQSIYDVQRECAQMLGLPKEKVHCHAPLVGGGFGGKEDMSVQQYAALMAWYTKKPVKIKYSRQESLNYHVKRHPMEMEFTTACDENGRLTAMKGVIIADTGAYASLGGPVLHRACTHAAGPYNYQNIDIFGMSVYTNNVVSGAFRGFGVTQSCFATEMNINLLAEMAGLDPWEIRRRNAIKPGDVLPNGQTADPNTNMEACLDAVKDIYYSNPYAGIACGFKNAGTGMGKMDVGRVLLSIEQGKVHIRTSASCMGQGIGQMALPKSVTHPVLILPSLSLKQPIPYGLLTQEPPLLPARRLSQVKPPAEPAKS; this is encoded by the coding sequence ATGAACGAACACTTCAAGCGCATTGATGCCGCAGAAAAAGTAAACGGAACCGGAATCTTTGCTGATGACATGTATTTGCCTGGCATGCTGTACGCCAAGTGCCTGTATTCCAAGTATCCCAGAGCCCTGATCAACCGGATCGACGTGTCAAAAGCGCTGGAGCACCCGGACTGTGTGGAAATTCTGACAAAAAAAGATGTTCCATGTAATAAGATCGGCCATATCAAGCAGGACTGGGATGTTCTCATGGGCGAAGGAGATATCACCCGTTACGTGGGAAATGCCCTGGCAGTCATCGCAGCGGCCCGTGCAGAAGCCCTGGAAGAGATCCTGGCTCTCATTGATGTGGATTATACCCAGCTTCCAGCCGTCACCAGCCCTTATGAGGCTTTAAAGGGAGATGCTCCTCTTATTCATGAAGACGGCAATATCATGAGCCGGGCCAATCTGGTAAGGGGCAATGCCGATGAAGCAATTAAAAATTCAAAATATGTGGTAACAAAAAAATACAAAACCACCTGGCAGGAGCACGGCTTCATGGAGCCGGAGTGCTGCGTGGCACTTCCTGAAGGGGAAGACGGCTTGTTGATTTATACTACCAGCCAGTCCATTTATGACGTTCAGAGAGAATGCGCCCAGATGCTGGGCCTTCCAAAGGAAAAGGTTCATTGCCATGCTCCTTTAGTAGGCGGCGGCTTCGGCGGCAAGGAGGATATGTCTGTACAGCAGTATGCTGCCTTAATGGCCTGGTATACCAAAAAACCTGTCAAGATCAAATACAGCCGTCAGGAATCTTTAAATTACCACGTAAAACGTCATCCAATGGAAATGGAATTCACCACAGCCTGTGACGAAAACGGACGGCTGACTGCCATGAAGGGTGTGATCATTGCCGATACGGGAGCTTATGCTTCTCTGGGCGGTCCTGTGCTCCACCGCGCCTGTACCCATGCAGCCGGTCCTTATAACTATCAGAACATTGATATCTTTGGCATGTCCGTTTATACCAACAACGTGGTTTCAGGTGCTTTCCGAGGATTTGGCGTAACCCAGAGCTGCTTTGCAACGGAAATGAATATCAACCTGCTGGCAGAAATGGCTGGTCTGGATCCCTGGGAAATACGGCGGCGAAATGCCATCAAGCCAGGGGATGTCCTTCCAAACGGACAGACTGCAGATCCCAATACCAATATGGAGGCCTGCCTTGATGCTGTAAAGGATATTTATTATTCCAATCCATACGCCGGAATTGCCTGCGGCTTTAAAAATGCCGGAACCGGAATGGGCAAAATGGATGTAGGCCGTGTCCTTCTTTCCATTGAGCAGGGAAAGGTTCATATCCGTACCTCTGCCTCCTGTATGGGCCAGGGAATCGGTCAAATGGCCTTACCGAAATCTGTCACACATCCGGTCTTGATCCTGCCCTCTTTGTCTTTGAAGCAGCCGATACCATACGGACTCCTAACTCAGGAACCTCCACTGCTTCCCGCCAGACGGTTGTCACAGGTGAAGCCGCCCGCAGAGCCGGCGAAAAGCTGA
- a CDS encoding acetamidase/formamidase family protein codes for MKIITRDYITNVLSKENPPCGRIRAGETVAFETYDCFTNQFLPEEATFENVVRKPGNPATGPLYIEGAMPGDMLKIHILDIEMGPVGIVMLGPGSGSEKEEFPRKVLRRVPVKGGYAYFNEKVKVPVKPMIGVIGVAPAGEGVSTITPMDHGGNMDCTQIKKGAVLYLPVFVEGALLSMGDFHALMGDGEVEDCGLEIEGRATVRINVVRNKNCVPYPMIETEDKLITIASKEQVEEAWRAAARQMYGFMKEKVGMDYEEAGMLLTMTGDLVICQTVNPMKTVRMEIPRHITQSYGFDSISVE; via the coding sequence ATGAAGATCATAACCAGGGATTATATTACAAACGTACTTTCAAAGGAAAATCCTCCCTGTGGCAGGATCAGGGCAGGAGAGACCGTGGCTTTTGAGACTTACGACTGTTTTACAAACCAGTTTCTGCCGGAAGAGGCAACGTTTGAAAATGTGGTGAGGAAGCCGGGGAATCCGGCAACAGGACCTCTCTATATTGAGGGAGCCATGCCTGGAGACATGCTTAAAATCCATATTCTGGATATTGAGATGGGACCTGTGGGCATTGTTATGCTGGGACCTGGCAGCGGAAGTGAAAAAGAGGAATTTCCCCGAAAAGTATTAAGGCGGGTGCCTGTAAAGGGAGGGTATGCCTATTTCAATGAAAAGGTAAAAGTTCCGGTAAAGCCTATGATCGGCGTCATCGGAGTGGCTCCTGCAGGCGAGGGCGTTTCCACCATCACTCCCATGGACCATGGGGGAAATATGGACTGCACCCAGATAAAAAAGGGAGCAGTCCTGTATCTGCCTGTGTTTGTGGAAGGGGCCCTTTTGTCCATGGGGGATTTTCACGCTCTTATGGGAGACGGGGAAGTGGAGGACTGCGGTCTGGAAATAGAAGGACGGGCTACGGTCAGGATAAACGTGGTGCGGAATAAAAACTGTGTGCCCTATCCAATGATTGAGACAGAGGATAAACTCATCACCATTGCCTCCAAGGAACAGGTGGAAGAAGCCTGGCGTGCGGCAGCCAGGCAGATGTACGGCTTTATGAAGGAGAAGGTGGGGATGGATTATGAAGAGGCAGGGATGCTGCTTACCATGACCGGAGACCTTGTTATTTGCCAGACGGTAAATCCCATGAAAACGGTGAGAATGGAAATTCCCCGCCATATAACTCAAAGTTATGGTTTTGATTCCATTTCGGTAGAGTAA
- a CDS encoding MATE family efflux transporter, with product MADTKNDFSKGSVIENILKLAVPMTLAQLINVLYNIVDRIYIGRIPENATLALTGLGLCLPIISIVIAFANLFGMGGAPMCSIERGRGNEEEAEKIMGNSFILMVAFGLGLTVSGLVLKKPMLYLFGASDLTYPYADQYISIYLLGNVFVMIGLGMNSFINSQGFGTMGMVTVLLGAIANIILDPIFIFVLGLGVRGAAYATVLSQFLSALWIVKFLTGKKTILKLKTSCFRLKRHRVKDIVALGMSGFTMSITNSLVQIMYNASLQRYGGDLYVGVMTVINSIREVISMPVSGVTNGAQPVMGFNYGAGEYKRVKRAIIFTSVVSITYTAVMWALVHGFPEFFIRIFNQEEELLKAGVPSMRIYYFGFFFMSLQFAGQSVFVALGKARRAVFFSIFRKVVIVVPLIILLPILMGNGTEGIFMAEPVSNLIGGGACFLTMLITVWPELSGKEKIKRRKI from the coding sequence ATGGCAGATACAAAGAATGACTTTTCAAAAGGAAGCGTAATAGAAAACATATTAAAGCTGGCCGTGCCTATGACATTGGCCCAGCTGATCAATGTTCTGTATAACATCGTAGACAGGATATATATAGGAAGAATTCCGGAAAATGCAACGTTGGCATTAACAGGGCTTGGCCTGTGCCTTCCCATCATTTCCATAGTCATTGCCTTTGCCAATTTATTCGGCATGGGGGGTGCGCCTATGTGCTCCATTGAGAGGGGGCGGGGAAATGAGGAAGAAGCTGAAAAGATCATGGGAAATTCTTTTATTTTAATGGTAGCCTTCGGCCTGGGACTTACTGTATCAGGCCTGGTATTAAAAAAGCCCATGCTCTATCTGTTTGGAGCCAGCGATCTGACCTATCCTTATGCGGATCAATACATCAGCATTTACCTGTTAGGCAATGTTTTCGTCATGATCGGCCTTGGAATGAACAGCTTTATCAATTCCCAGGGGTTTGGGACCATGGGGATGGTTACGGTTCTTTTGGGGGCAATTGCCAATATTATTTTAGATCCTATATTCATTTTTGTTCTGGGACTGGGCGTAAGAGGGGCGGCCTATGCCACCGTATTGTCACAGTTTCTTTCTGCTCTCTGGATCGTTAAATTCCTGACAGGAAAGAAAACCATTTTAAAGCTAAAGACCTCCTGTTTTCGTTTAAAAAGGCACAGGGTAAAGGATATCGTTGCATTGGGAATGTCAGGCTTTACCATGTCCATTACCAACAGCCTGGTGCAGATCATGTATAATGCCTCTTTACAGCGTTATGGAGGTGATCTGTATGTGGGAGTTATGACTGTTATCAATTCCATCCGGGAGGTGATTTCCATGCCTGTAAGCGGAGTCACCAACGGCGCACAGCCGGTCATGGGTTTTAATTATGGAGCAGGGGAATATAAACGGGTAAAGCGGGCGATTATTTTCACTTCAGTGGTGTCCATCACATATACCGCGGTCATGTGGGCACTGGTCCACGGCTTTCCGGAGTTCTTTATCCGCATTTTTAACCAGGAAGAGGAGCTGCTAAAAGCAGGCGTTCCGTCCATGCGGATCTATTACTTTGGCTTCTTTTTTATGTCCCTGCAGTTTGCGGGACAGTCCGTGTTTGTGGCTTTGGGAAAAGCAAGGAGGGCGGTGTTTTTTTCCATCTTCCGCAAGGTGGTGATCGTGGTCCCACTGATCATCCTCCTTCCCATCCTGATGGGGAACGGAACAGAAGGAATCTTTATGGCGGAACCTGTTTCCAATCTCATCGGAGGCGGAGCCTGCTTTTTGACCATGCTGATCACTGTATGGCCGGAGCTTAGTGGAAAAGAAAAAATTAAGAGGAGAAAAATATGA
- a CDS encoding winged helix-turn-helix domain-containing protein, with product MLQELARLLEAYLAEHNRALLHPTVKLNLQKESVFFNTRIKLLLYLILDTHSVRSACDRMALSYGKAWDMLNKPEAETGYPITERKHGGKRGGNTTLTPRASSS from the coding sequence TTGTTACAAGAACTTGCCCGGCTGCTGGAGGCCTACTTAGCGGAACACAACCGGGCCCTTCTCCATCCAACGGTTAAGCTAAACCTTCAAAAGGAATCTGTTTTCTTTAATACCAGAATCAAGCTTCTGCTGTATCTGATCCTGGACACCCACTCCGTCCGCAGTGCCTGTGACCGAATGGCCTTATCCTACGGCAAAGCCTGGGATATGTTAAATAAACCGGAAGCAGAAACAGGCTATCCCATTACAGAACGGAAACATGGAGGCAAGCGGGGCGGAAACACTACCCTGACCCCCAGGGCCTCCAGTTCCTAA
- a CDS encoding nucleotidyltransferase family protein: MLEASSACGLILAAGLSSRMGDFKPLMPFKGKTMIESTIDSMLAAGVKQIVIVLGYRGDDIESVLHLHYGKEIIYARNPHYEITDMLTSIKYGLHSMPHCKAFFLLPGDMPVVKKNTFLKLLKAQPHDRPALLFPTLEGYRKHPPLIDYRFRDIILEFEGEGGLRQIWKQQEEFIIHVPVDDDGVWMDLDTMEDYEVCISRFYPAKI; encoded by the coding sequence ATGCTTGAGGCCAGTTCCGCCTGCGGTCTTATACTGGCCGCAGGATTGTCCAGCCGTATGGGGGATTTTAAGCCGCTGATGCCCTTTAAGGGAAAGACCATGATTGAAAGCACCATTGACAGCATGCTGGCAGCCGGAGTGAAACAGATTGTAATCGTTCTGGGTTACCGGGGAGATGATATTGAGTCAGTTCTTCACCTTCATTATGGGAAAGAAATCATTTACGCCCGAAATCCTCACTATGAGATTACCGATATGCTGACCTCTATAAAATATGGTCTTCACTCCATGCCTCACTGCAAAGCTTTTTTCCTGCTTCCAGGTGACATGCCGGTTGTTAAAAAAAACACGTTCCTTAAACTTTTAAAAGCACAGCCCCATGACCGGCCCGCTCTCCTGTTTCCCACCTTGGAAGGTTATCGGAAACATCCTCCCCTGATTGATTACAGATTCCGTGACATCATACTGGAATTTGAGGGAGAAGGCGGTTTGCGGCAGATATGGAAGCAGCAGGAGGAATTCATCATCCATGTACCGGTGGATGATGACGGCGTATGGATGGATCTGGATACCATGGAAGATTATGAAGTCTGCATCAGCCGGTTTTATCCGGCCAAAATTTAA
- a CDS encoding xanthine dehydrogenase family protein molybdopterin-binding subunit, translating into MEHISQPVVKKDHESKMAGRSVYVGDYENNGVLVGKMLRSKLARARLSAVNVPPLPHGYFYVDQSDVPGDNHVNIVMDDTPVYARETVEYIGEPIGMVVGPEESVVDRILDEIQVSYEELEPVLDLDKADTVFFDYEYGKGDMEKAFAEADKIYEEEFITGYQDQTYLETQGMMAEPEENGKMFIHGSLQCAYYVHGAVMRALGCGPDQVHIKQDVTGGGFGGKEAFPSILGCQVAVAAKKAGAPVRCIFDRREDLEFTSKRHPSLCRYKVAVKDGKVTAMDIDVKFNSGAYTTLSAVVLQRGIICSNGIYNVENLHVRGRALKTNTTPTGAYRGFGAPQTFFAVEMMMDHIAMDLGTDSLEFKEKHIVKQGDSTSTSGKYHFPVPIPSMIEEIDQACGFRKKHREYAKPQTGRYRRGIGISMHFHGAGFTGSGERDIIKAVCRLHKYPDGTVEILASNGEIGQGLRTTFPKIVARELNLPLDKVYYDHPDTARVPDSGPTVASRSLMVVGELLRRCAIKLRTQWKDGEDQMVEERFKEPDFVIPFYLDKFQGDAYPTYAWGVNAMEVEVDTYTGLTKILGAYGNFDVGTPIDYNIVMGQMEGGFLQGIGYASTEYMDYDQKGRIRNNSFSDYLIPTSADVTNLTCMLHVEKYPDGPYGAKGAGELPLVGVPAAYVEAVEPFFWLPTFSGKSWRSHFLLLPCT; encoded by the coding sequence ATGGAACACATCAGTCAGCCAGTAGTAAAAAAAGACCATGAATCAAAGATGGCGGGCCGCTCTGTTTATGTAGGCGACTATGAAAATAACGGGGTCCTGGTAGGGAAAATGCTTCGTTCCAAGCTGGCCCGCGCAAGGCTTTCTGCCGTAAATGTACCGCCACTTCCCCACGGCTATTTTTATGTCGATCAATCTGATGTTCCAGGTGACAATCATGTGAACATCGTCATGGACGATACACCTGTTTATGCCCGGGAAACCGTAGAATACATTGGAGAGCCCATAGGAATGGTTGTGGGGCCGGAAGAATCGGTGGTAGACCGCATCCTGGATGAGATCCAGGTTTCCTATGAAGAACTGGAGCCTGTCCTGGATCTTGACAAGGCAGATACCGTATTCTTTGATTATGAATATGGCAAAGGGGATATGGAGAAGGCCTTTGCTGAGGCTGATAAAATCTATGAAGAAGAATTTATCACCGGTTACCAGGACCAGACCTATTTAGAAACCCAGGGTATGATGGCAGAGCCTGAAGAAAACGGAAAAATGTTCATCCACGGCTCTCTCCAATGCGCCTATTACGTTCACGGAGCTGTTATGCGGGCCCTTGGCTGCGGACCGGATCAGGTACATATTAAACAGGATGTGACCGGCGGAGGTTTTGGTGGAAAAGAGGCTTTTCCTTCAATTCTGGGTTGTCAGGTGGCCGTAGCTGCTAAAAAGGCCGGTGCTCCTGTCCGCTGCATCTTTGACCGCAGGGAGGATTTGGAGTTTACCTCCAAGCGCCACCCTTCCCTCTGCAGATACAAGGTGGCTGTAAAGGATGGCAAAGTGACTGCCATGGACATTGATGTGAAATTCAACAGCGGAGCTTACACCACCCTGTCCGCCGTAGTGCTTCAGCGGGGTATCATCTGCTCAAACGGAATCTATAACGTCGAGAACCTTCACGTGCGTGGAAGGGCCTTAAAAACCAATACCACTCCTACAGGAGCATACCGTGGCTTCGGCGCTCCCCAGACATTTTTTGCAGTTGAAATGATGATGGACCATATAGCAATGGATCTTGGAACCGACAGCCTGGAATTTAAGGAAAAACACATTGTAAAGCAAGGAGATTCCACTTCCACCTCAGGGAAATACCATTTTCCCGTACCAATTCCTTCCATGATCGAAGAGATCGACCAGGCTTGCGGCTTCCGTAAAAAACACAGGGAATATGCAAAACCGCAGACAGGACGGTACCGCAGAGGGATTGGCATTTCCATGCATTTTCATGGTGCAGGATTTACCGGTTCCGGCGAACGGGATATCATCAAGGCCGTATGCAGGCTTCACAAATATCCCGACGGCACGGTGGAGATCCTGGCTTCCAACGGAGAGATCGGCCAGGGACTGCGTACAACGTTTCCTAAAATCGTTGCAAGAGAATTAAACCTTCCACTTGATAAGGTTTATTACGATCATCCGGACACTGCCCGGGTCCCGGACTCCGGCCCTACCGTTGCCTCCCGCTCCCTCATGGTAGTGGGGGAACTCCTCCGCCGCTGTGCCATTAAGCTGCGCACCCAATGGAAGGATGGAGAAGACCAGATGGTGGAGGAGCGGTTTAAAGAACCTGATTTTGTCATTCCCTTCTACCTGGATAAATTCCAGGGGGATGCTTATCCAACCTATGCCTGGGGTGTCAATGCAATGGAGGTGGAGGTAGATACTTACACAGGGCTTACAAAGATCCTTGGGGCTTACGGAAACTTTGACGTAGGCACTCCCATTGACTACAACATTGTCATGGGTCAGATGGAAGGGGGATTCCTTCAGGGAATCGGTTATGCCTCCACCGAATATATGGACTACGACCAGAAAGGAAGAATACGAAACAATTCCTTCTCTGATTATTTAATCCCCACTTCTGCGGATGTGACAAACTTAACATGTATGCTCCATGTAGAGAAATACCCTGACGGACCTTACGGAGCCAAAGGGGCCGGAGAACTTCCTCTGGTAGGGGTTCCTGCCGCTTATGTGGAAGCAGTGGAGCCATTCTTCTGGCTGCCGACTTTTTCAGGGAAAAGCTGGAGATCCCACTTCCTCCTGCTGCCCTGCACATGA